The window gtcagttccactattcgttggtaaaagagtagcccaagtgttggcggtgggtgatgatagctagctgccttccctctagtcttacattgttaaattagggacggctagcgcagataccctttgtgtagctttgcgcgaaattcaaaacaaacaaaacaaactcttcgtacttaaaaatcagatttcgatattCGTAGTGAGCACtgtacagatagttcattgtgtagctttgtgcttatgaACAAACAGACTTTCCTACTTGAAGTTCTTTTAAAATGACTGCTGCACTACCTTCATTCCTTTTGTTCTTAAAAATGTTCAACCTTTCTTTCACTTCTTGTTATTAACATTCTCACTTAAACTATCAATTTCATCTTACTATTTAATCTTTCAAACCTATTTCTGTCCTTCTCCAAAGCCCTTTTCATGGCTACGTTTATTTCTACGTTTTTCTCATTTGTGTCTGAACCATTTTCCTCTTTGTTCTCATTCTAATTCCAACTTATATATTCTAAAGCTTCCTCTTCATCAagttattcgtttgtttgtttgaagttaagcacaaagcaacacaatgagctacctgaactctacccaccatgggtatcgaaacccggattttagcgttgtaagcgcgcagatttaccgctgtgccactaggtggcCTTCATATCCgtcttttgtatatatatatatctactataACGCACGTATAATTAGATTCTATTCTGTTTTACACTTTACTGAATTCATGTTCTATTTTCGTTGTCCACAATtggatatttttttcttgtatacaCCCGTCTTCCTTCTTATTTCCCATTCAGTTTTTCATTCACAATCAATATCATTCAAATtcctaatatttgtaatattctgTTAATCTTTTCCTCCTCTGCTCGTTGTTTCATCATTGTGTTGTACGTtcgtagttaagtacaaagctacacaacggttaTCCGTGCAATGCCCACAACAGCTATTAAAATcgagtttttagcgttgtaagtccgcaaagaAAACCTGCTTTGTCAGTGGGAAGCTTGatattgtgattttatttatacttttcttgGATACATTCTTATACTTTCTTCCTTTTCCTCGTAATATTCTTTTCCGTGTCCTTTTCCGACCCTTGATTCGTATATCTCATTAATAACCCCTTGGTAAGTCAGCATTAAGCTTATCGAATGACAACGCaaaaatcctgggttcgattccaGCCAGCGGACAAATCGCTGATAACCCGCGTAGCTCTGCGCTAACACAAACAAACCTCCAATTCTACTTCAATTTACTCAGTAATTCATTCTTCATTTCGGAGTAGTAAACACCACACACAAAAAGGATTATGTCACATTTCTTTTTTTGGTTTATTACTAATCCCATCGCTTTCCTTCACTACGACTCAAACTTCTTTGAATTCCTATAATATGGTTTACTTTTTCTTCTCTTCTGactgggcccggtatggccaggtggattaaggcgttcgactcgtaatctaagggtcggggattcgaatacccgtcgcaccaaacatgctcgctctttcaactgtaggggcattataatgttacggtcaatcccactattcgttggtaaaagagtagcccaagagttgacggtgggtggtgatgactagttgccttccctctagtcttacactgctaaattatggacggctagcgcagatagccctcgtgtagctttgcgcgaaatccaaggACAAAACAAACGAACTCTTCTGACTGTACTCCCCAATGTTCCATTTCTTCTCAATACTAATCTTTGACTTTTTCTACACTCATGTATCCATTTGACTCACTACTTCGTTTTCAAACGTACTCCATACAATcgtttttcttaataaataatcctataatatttcacaatcacattttatcagtttgtttctttctttatttttctttgtcattttcCGTTTTCTGCATCGTATTGATTACAGTTGCCATGTATAACATCCATGTATTTTTCACTTCTATTCCCAGAATCCTTTCTGCTTCTTTTCTTCCACAATATTTCTTTACTCCTGGTTCTTCGTTTAACAACCTAAAGTTCTTTTCATCCAGCGTCTTTACTTGCCTTTACTCATCGCTTCTGAATTATCTTCATCATATTCAAAATCTTGATCTTCAATTGTTAGTTATTATATCCCGCACTTACCTCTTTCCGTTCCTCCAAGTTTTTCTTAAACACTGCAAAAAACGTTTctttcatcaaaaatatttagcAACATTCAGTATTAATTACTAACTTCCTCTCTATTTTGTAggatatttttttcaaagtttcgAATTTTCTTCGACTACTTTCTTCCTTCCATTCCTAATCGAAGTGCTTCAttcttattttctattaatttttattcagatGTTAACACTTCATTGGTTTTCTTTCCATCCTGTTTAAATATCAATTTCTGTTGTCTTTTTCTACTTATAGTTTCgtcaatattttttgttgttgttcatattTTTAATCGTAGTAACTTACTATTAAATCCTATGTTCCTGTTTTTCTATATTCCTGTTTTGTTGTAAAGTTAATTGCAAATTACGAAATAATGTTTCGTTTATTCATcgtatttttaacactttaaaactaatattctctcttcattttctttaaactcaaaatatatttttgaatataatTTCTTTCACACACTCTCTCTCGTGGCATTCGTAAATATACTGGTGTCTTTATAACAGTTCCGTTTGTAAGACTTCGTACACTTTACTGATCTATTTTTGTCATATCTCTCTTCtctaaaagaaaacttttaaactaGATCATCAATATATTATCCAAATATACCAATCTTTTCGTGATggcgagaaatccacttgaaataaaaacgtattctcaagacagctgattaactctttcttaacctgaagatgacctaagaaggtcgtaacgttgttctgtactttattttaattaaagtttcaatacctatatttttcatatatatatcagctgtcttgagaaCATCAGTCTTGTTGCTACTTTGACTATATCTTTAAACTGGACCCTACTGAACTCGGTCTAACACTGTGccctagaaaaataaaatttcaaacctATTTTGTTGTATCCCACTGTCACTGACCAGGAGAACTCTGGAGTAGCACCAGAATTCGACAGCTGGACttgattataagaaaaaaaatgtctataTGTTTTTATATGCAATAAACAGTTCAAACTAATGGCTTTAACAGCTAAAAATGGGCATAGTAATGGGGTCCGTTAAGCTTAATATCTGTAACAAAAACACTCCGACTTTAGGTTTCTTTCATTTACTTTGTGgctctgtatttatatatatatacctgaaaCTTCGCTAATTCTCAGTTTCTAAACCACAGTATATGTATTTCTAAATCCATGATGATATTTTCAACTTCTTCAATCTTGAATTATTTAAACtccatatttgaaatattattttattttatagtgttgAAAGTCACGTGTCAAACGTTTTACACGTACTAGACGTGAAATGAGAGCAAAGGTCAGAACGACTACATTTGATAACGACCTGATCGAAAGTTGTTTTTAACTACACAATTGTAACCACCATTCAATAAAATCAATAAAGTTTTCAATGCGATCTATAAAAATCATTCATTTTCTCAATATTTTCGTAACCGCAAATCTGAAGAAGTTCCATGGTTTGCCTCCGCTTGTCTACAACTCCCTTTTCGAATTTGGAGGCACGAGTGTGCAATAAGAGTGACTGTGAAATCCCACTATTAGATTAGAGTAGTCAAAGTATAGCGTTGGCCGCTATTACCTAGCTGCCTTCCTAGTTTAGCAGTTCGAAATTAAGAACGACTGCCGCAGTTAGCCCTTATATAACTTTAGACGAATAtctgaaatacacaaacaaaagataatttatatACAGTGCTTGTTTaatcttaaattaaataaaaacttttattaaattatttatttgatcaTAAAAAGacgacataaaatatttattgtattttaaaatgacaaagaTGGGAATATACATACCCgtgtatatatttgtaagttaaataacattttaataagtaATGTAATCGATTAGGGACGTTTCCATcatattgcaaaatattttacctGCACATTACAATGTATTCCTCAAGAAAATTGTTTCTATCTGATCTTATGTTATTGCtctgattatatatatagatatatcatttttctcttaaattatttttattatttaaatctaacttgtttaacatattttataaataaatagtattgtctgttataATCTATATAGAAACTAATTTTCAGTACAAACTAATTTTGTTTCTGCAATTACAGCAATCAGAATTAGGATGTTTTCCTGTTTCATTCTTGTGGTGTTGATGGCGTTGAAGGCAACGCCAGCATATATAAACAATGATGTAACATTGAAGGATGATCAAACAGACAACATTGCATTCCAAAATACACGGATCTTTgatgtaagttttgttttgtagcGAGTGTAGTTGTTCCTCCATTCACGATAGTTTCGTAGATAAATGgtgttatgttttcatttgtttgtttttttatattaatctaCTGCTACAGCACTGGTGTGATTTTGGTCAGAGGATTTTCACAAGTTGAATACCTAGATAAACAAAAATAACGGGTTTCTATAGATGAAATCGTCACTCGTTTTATGAAAACCtggaattaatttcttaattttaataaataataccatcacttaataagaattaaaataattctgaagAAGTGACAATTGAAAGTGAACAGGATTCTAAACCTGTATCTTTACTTATCTGGTTGATACTTTTACTACGTAGGTTACTTGTATGCATCCCAATTGTTAAACGATCTGTATCTATATGAGTGTTTAAAATGGATTCATTTTGACTTTTAAATGTGGTGTCTATCTGCTTATTAAGCCAGAATCGAGCTACTATTTTTGATCTTGGAAGTATAGAGTTAAATAGCTTTTAACACATGTagatgtgtattttttttttcacagaaacaAGAATGTTAAATTCCTTTCGCTTGCATTAATTCAGGTTTGAATGAAAGCACTTAAACtgaatattgttacaaagtattacAATGTCCAATTCCCAAAAGCTTACAACATCGATCCAGTGGCCCTTATGTAGGGAGTTTTGTACAGTTTTATGTATCCATCCCTACCTTGTTTTCATGCTTTTTGGTGTTGTAATCTCTACATCatccttatttttaaatatttttttaattacttgtttctcctctttctttcattttttcttcaaTGAACGATAGTCGCTATGAGCGCAGCAGTTTTAGCCTTTCGTGGTGAGTTAGTTGTCTTGATTGACATCATGTGttaaagttagtgaaacactatacaaCTTTCGTGATGAGTTAGTTGTCTTGATGGACATCATGTGTTAAGGTTAGTGAAACACAATACAACTTTCGTGATGAGTTAGTTGTCTTGATGGACATCATGTGttaaagttagtgaaacactatacaaCTTTCGTGATGACTTAGTTGTCTTGATGGACATCATGTGTTAAGGTTAGTGAAACACAATACAACTTTCGTGATGAGTTAGTTGTCTTGATGGACATCATGTGttaaagttagtgaaacactatacaaCTTTCGTGATGACTTAGTTGTCTTGATGGACATCATGTGttaaagttagtgaaacactatacaaCTATCTTGATGAGTTAGTTGTCTTGATGGACATCATGTGTTAAAGTTAGTGAAACACCAAACAACTTTCGTGATGAGTTAGTTGTCTTGATGGACATCATGTGttaaagttagtgaaacactatataACTTCTGCACTGTGCTCCAAACTAAAATGCAATATTTTGATGTTCACtgtaataactttaaacattggTGAGTGAGCACTGCTAAACCAGAATCAAAGTAATCAGTAGAACATTTGGCTCTTACGCTACTCGTCGGGTTCCTTATTTTACCGATGTTTCTTGGCTAAACTGAAGATCTTAGTATCTTTGAAAACCTCGAATACGTCagctacatatttataaaagcatCTTAGATTGTTTTTCGAGAGATTTTCGATTATGATGAGCAATAGATAACATGCAACGGAATGTTCCCTACATTCTAAGCATTACGGTGTTTAATGATGCACACATACGCGTACAAATacgtacgtgtgtgtgtatatctacagatttatatataaaatctaagaaaaatattatacatatcaaAGCACCAAGAGAAATCTAAAAACAACATTCTCTTACATAAGAATGTCATATTTTTCCCCTCCATCCATAGGTTTATTTCATACTTCATagtaaataatgaattaaaatatacacaGTCTATGTTCACTTTTTAAGTTAAAACATCCCAAGAAACTGTTATCataaaagaattaatttaaaGTTAGTTTATTAACCTAAGATAACTTTGTTCTCCAGACAATCTCGGTAGACGACATACAAGATCTCGGGATCTCGGTTCTTTATAAGCTAAAACTATGGAAGATTTATATAATCTAGTATTTATCAAACGGAAGGTACAAAATACATTCTGTAGGTGAATTTTTTGTTGGGCAatatcttataatatttttaacttgaatcatatacaaaacattttgtacagATGCTCTCTTTTTATTGCCCCAATGttctatatatttctttttgtcttGAGTGACACTTTgacttacaataaaaaatgttctaGTCGATTCTCCTTGCTTTTTCTTACATATTTTTGCACAGTTTATCTACTATTCCCAGGTGTCACTCACTTAACAGTAATCTCAAAGTGATTTGACGAAAACGTTAAATGTTTGGTGAAATAAATACCTATTTCTTCTACTACCTTacataacaaaacaattttcaattttaaaaagttatactTAAAGTCACCATCAATTAATTAGTTAAATCTACCGGGTTCTTCTCTCGGGGTGTGATATggcttattttataaaaatgagtatttttgtcagtttctttcttataaatgggcctggcatggcctagcgcgttaaggcgtacgcttcgtaatctgaggtcgcgggttcgcgcccgagtcgcgccaaacatgttcgccgtcccagccgtgggggcgttataatgtttcggtcaatcccactattcgttggtaaaagagtagcccaagagttggcagtgggtggtgatgactaactgccttccctttagtcttacactgctaaattagggacggctagcacagatagccctcgagtagctttgtgcgaaattccaaaaaccaaacctttCTTATAAATAGTGAATCTGGTGTGCTAATAATGAATATAGAGGTAGGTTTTGCAACATTTTAGTGATTTTAAGGTTTTCAAACTTTCAGTTTTCTTATATATCTTAATCCTCCGTCTAGACATCGGATGGTGTTTTCAAAAGTGAACGTTTTAGAATGTTGTACATTGTTCTATGTTTGTGGTTTATTGCATCAGATGTACTTACCCTAGTTCTACTGACCTGCATTTGTTGGAAAAGACAAGCGACTTATCATTTACGTCATTCTTGTTCCTCTGTGTAGTTGTTacattagaaacaaatattttgtttgaaaatcatTCTGCaggatgttttaaatatttaccttTATTGCCTTTAGTTAAACGAGGtttctatttaaaattacttctaaaataCCAAGTTTTTTAAAACTCTGCAGCATTAATTTATCTAATACTTTGCTGTTTGTGCTTGTGAAGGTTCGTTTTCTAACGTCTGCGTCTTGAAACTTAGCTATCATGTCAGGTTGTACTATTGTTAAATCTGATGAAAAGCAGTTACTGGATATGTTAGCCCATCTCCAGGTTTCATAAAAGAAAGGGGGGAGGCAAAAattacagtatttatatttacattggcattagattaaaattaaaaaaatattctgaatatgGAATAAAAAGCTACACATAACATCGAAAAATTAATCTTGGTGTTTCTCAatgtataagttgtttttttattagtttgtagaCCACAACTATGCACATTTATACTGACACATAAAAGGGATGGtagttgtaatatttaataagataataCACCTTACTGGAGTAAAAGCAGCACCAGGAAATTGAGCTAAATTTAAGGGGAGCCACTTGTTTCACTGTTGGCACTGAGCCTATTGAATCATTGCTTTATAGTGAGGGTGTGTGTGTTCGCCTGCATTTGTATGTCCAAGTATCTTTTAGTTAGTACCATTGTTTCAAGTTGGATGCAAAAgcttaaaaatgcttttaaacaaCGGactataattaaaacttatattagtTAAACTGATTATACAAGTATATAACTGATTCAGCCACGTTCAGCTCTTTCAATATTTAGAAACTTTAACGTTGTGAAACCTGCGAAGTTCAAATACCACATAAAATAATTCGGCATTATTGTTCcttgaagttatttttatagtGCTACTTACAAagagccctccagtggcacagtggtatgtctgcggacttataaggttaaaaaccgagtttcgatactcgtggtgggctgagcacagatagaccgctgtgtagctttgtgtttaacttcaagcaaacaaacttataaaaatgtaatGCCATTTTGCGATGAATGAGACCTTTCATGCCTTCATTTATCTgaaaatttaattgtttctttactAGGTTTAATACTTATAATTTTAATAGCAAATTATATTGTGTAATCCATATATAAAATGGCTCAGCATGGTAAAGTAATTAGAacgcttgattcgcaatctgagggttgctggttggAAACcatgtcccaccaaacatactcgctctgtcagctgtgggagcgttataatttgacactcgatcccactattcgttggtaaaagagtagcccacgagttagcGTTAGGTGGTGACGATTAATTGCATCATCTCtggtcttttactgctaaatgaaggacggctaacgtagccctcgtgtagctttgcgcgaaattcaaaaacaagcaaataatacgttttgtaacttatattaacataaaataataacaacatataatcAGTATAATAATAGAAGATTCAACATTTAGTAACTACATTTAAGCacttaaacataataattttgtttatttgtaagtaaGCACAttgctacataatgggctatctgtgctttgctcaccaagggtaccgaaacccggttactagcgttgtaagttcgaataaatactgctgtaccactgggaggcaAACTTAATCAGAAACATTTAatcttttaattttgatttacttttgCTTATAGTgttgaaatattctaatatttcttCTGACGAAACCTAAGCACTTTTCAAAGGTTAACCAGTTTTCAATCAAGTACAAACTATTGGGTTTCGTagtttattcttaatttttgaaCCTACTTATTCAATAAAGGTGTGTTTCATTCAGTCGATGTTTGACAAAGTCATACTAAGAaagtatttgattttttatagGAAGAACAGACTATGGAAAATCTGATACCAGCTTTGAAACAAAAGGGTCATCCCAAAATACGACCGTCTCTGGAAAATGTTATTGGTATTTCAGTAGGTTCTTTAAAAAGATCTAGTAGAAGTATCGCTAACGATAACATTTTAGTTCGAGATTATGCGAATTTCAATAGGAATGAGCCATACTCTGGTTTTATGGATAATCTAGTTGGAAGAAATTCGGTAATTTTGAAAAAACATGGCTACCTACCAGAGGTATTGGCTGGTAATCGGATGCAAGGAAGCGgaggaaagttaaaaataaaaaaagacctTCCACCTGGTTTTTTGGGCAGTCGTGGCCGGAGGAGTCAACtgaattttaaaagacaaaacgATGACCTTCCACCTGGATTTATGGGCAGTCGAGGACGAAGGAACCAAAATAATATTGATCTATTGTTAGAGAACGTAGGAAGACTGGGTTTAAGGAGTGAAAAGGATTTGAAGAGACAAGACGTATTTCCCCCTGGCTTTATGGGCAGTAAGGGTCGAAGGACACAAGGAAACACAAAAGGTCGTCAAGAGTACATGGACTTGAAAAGAGAAAACACAGTTCAGTTACGATTTATGGAAGATTGGATCCGTAAAATTCAAACAGActtcaaaagaaataataaaactccACCGAATTTAGTGAAATGTGAGAATTATAAAGAGCAAGTGATTTCCAATCCAGTAAATGCTCTTCCAATGGAACTGTTCACCATTGAAAGCCGCGGAAGTAAAACTGTCTTAAATCATCACAATAATCTTCCAGCAGATTTTATTGGTAGTCGAGGCCGTAGAGATAACGTAagctacaagagagaaaatgagctTCTACCTGGGTTTTTCATTACTCGTGGAAAGCGAAAGGAACGTTTAGGTGTGAAAAAACAACTACCTTCAGCTGGTTTTGTTCTAGCTCGTGGTAAACGATTAGGAAATGGGAGTTTATCCAACTAAGTAACACACCAGTTAGACTGTAAAACAAAGGTCATGCGCACTGGAAATAAAAAAGATTGTTAAACAGAGAAGTGCATGTGAAATATGTTCTTGAAGCGCAAGGTTAGATTTTGTGTAGATTGCATGAGTATAATCGtggtttaaatttaatttcaaaacttcaAATTCTGTTattgtgaaaatgtaaaaaaagttattaaagaGTACTCTACGAATAAAGATTAATTGCACATGTGAATTATTAATGCTCCATTATGTTTTTCACAAGAACACACTATTCAAAGAAATTTTCATTTTCGATTTTTAAATCCTCAAAAAAATCAAAAATGCTTGCTGTTAAAATGCCATGCAGACTCTTATtggtataattaaataaaagcctttttttaagtttagaacaataaaaaagttttaatttttatttgactaTTTTTCAACTCAATAGATCTAAGAAATAGAAATTACTTGTAATTTAGATTTGATGCACCCTACATCCTGGGTGGAGTGTAGCCTGGTGGTTAGCATGCTAAACTGTGGATGAAAACATGTTTAACAACCCATACCCCCGGAAAATATTGCGTTCCGAACTTTGTAGCTACGAGTGCATACAAAGTGGGTTGGCTATTTGGCGTTTATTGGCGCAAAGGAACAAGGCAATCTGCAGTAAACAACAGGCAAAAAACCTTTGAAAATcgtaaaactaaaatgtttataaaatgtaaaaataagtagttAAAACTAAACAGTATCTAATATTCAGATAAAAGACTGAAATAGAATTTAATATGccaatgttttgtaaaaattcaaaaacacaatcTAGTTGATTTTTGCCACTATtatcaatgacactgtccaacgtcaGGGGTAAACCTATACTAAATATGTGTCTAAAACGGTGCCGCCACTCACGATCGTAACGACGCTTAAAAAGAGTAGTCAAGTCTCATTATTTGACTAGAATAACGCATGAGTTGGAGACAGGCgatgatgattagcttccttccatctagtctatcacatcaaaattatgGACGTCTAGTACTCAAACAGTTTAGCCTGAAATTCCACAAACTATTTGTCGTCGTATCTTTTAGTAGCAAAAGAAAATTCAAgggtaattaattttaaaacaaggcTCAAGAAATGGATTTTCTTCATTGTGAATTGGTATAGACGGAATTGTGTGCTGAATTACAAATCACGTCTAACTATGTCATCACTTCCACTAGGTGGGTAACAAAGAGTGTTATTTACATGAAATGTAACCGTATTTAAGTGTCACAAAAACTCGACATAGTTTACGCTTATTGTTTCACATTAGTTTTGCTTATTTGTTAATCAACGCAAAGCTACGCacagggctatctgtactttgcccaccgcGGCTATCGTAACCCGAAATTTAGCCAATAGAAGGGTCACCTTAGTCAAAGTTCGTAATAGCTTCAGACTTTCTCCCTctatgaaagagtacaatcttatTTGGTTGATCTTTCAAGACCGAAGAGAAAGTTGAAATGGAATTAAAAGAATGAAACTCGTTTGTTTGCAACATAAAATATTGCCATAGTTACGTTAGTGAACTACAAGATAAGTCTTCAAGTCCTGCAATATTTACTGaactaaaaaatatatgataaattaaatCAGTATTTGCTTAACTACTGCAAGTAAAATAGATATCACGGGCAGTCCATATATGTGATAATTCATTCGCAACAAttcctgaatatatatatatatacacacaaaagaaTTTGGTaattacataaacaaattaaaatatttgaaaacattctGTTTGAAAGACTGCCAGTTTtccagaattaaaataaatagaagtaATAACTTTTCTCCTCACATGATTTATTTTTCGAGGGTATTTTTGAATAATGCGTCTTTtgaattaataacactttaactttgtttatataaaggttaaaataacaaacaaaatcttaactTTTTGTTCTAAGTTTTTATATTAGAcaaagatgtttcattatcaaaATTTACTGTCTTTGATTAgaacgttataaatccgtagacgtaccgctgtaccagtgagggACTTTTTATTTCACATGATGAAAACTAGAGAAAATTATGGATCTTaggcaaatatttattttgtttttcacgaCAAGACAAAGGTATTGAATATTTACCTGGATAAGAATATTACTACACATCATGTCTAGCCAGAACTCTTGTCTCAGCAACGAAAGGTACGACAGAAGAGTAGCATCTCAAGACATATTAGGTGTATCATGAACGattatttgcttttatataaGAGTTTCTTGGGATGGGAGTAGTAGCGTTATATAATACAGTTAGGATAAAAACTTGAAAACCTGTGTAGAAGCGCCGTTATTGGATATGGTTGAGTTTTAAATTGATTTAATGTACCGCTTCTTCTCCTTGGGGGCTCAGTCCGAAGGTTTATAACGCTTAaagaaatcaagtttcgataccagcagtgagcagagcacagataggcatTTGTATAGCTTTTTGTTGAATAGTAATAACATTGATAAATGTTAGAGTCTATTAGAACTCAGAGAGAAAACTCATTTGATAATTACGTCGGAGAACAATCCTAGAACTTTATCAAATAAGCTTTCAATAATTAGTTGTTAATATGAGTTATATGGAAATGTATAACGTCCCAAAGGAGTATAAGAATGAGTTTAGaatataaactttgtttgtttgtggttaagcacaactacacaatgggttatctgtgctgtacccaccaagtgtatcaaaaccc of the Tachypleus tridentatus isolate NWPU-2018 chromosome 13, ASM421037v1, whole genome shotgun sequence genome contains:
- the LOC143239103 gene encoding uncharacterized protein LOC143239103; protein product: MTWLLENCFPSQGSEAIRIRMFSCFILVVLMALKATPAYINNDVTLKDDQTDNIAFQNTRIFDEEQTMENLIPALKQKGHPKIRPSLENVIGISVGSLKRSSRSIANDNILVRDYANFNRNEPYSGFMDNLVGRNSVILKKHGYLPEVLAGNRMQGSGGKLKIKKDLPPGFLGSRGRRSQLNFKRQNDDLPPGFMGSRGRRNQNNIDLLLENVGRLGLRSEKDLKRQDVFPPGFMGSKGRRTQGNTKGRQEYMDLKRENTVQLRFMEDWIRKIQTDFKRNNKTPPNLVKCENYKEQVISNPVNALPMELFTIESRGSKTVLNHHNNLPADFIGSRGRRDNVSYKRENELLPGFFITRGKRKERLGVKKQLPSAGFVLARGKRLGNGSLSN